Part of the Acidimicrobiales bacterium genome, AGGCGCAGTGTCGACCGTGGGATCCACCATGCCAGGGTCCCCGTCGCGCCCCGCGGTTGTCCAGTCGCAGGGCGGGCAACCGGCTTGATGGGCGGGTGCGCCGACGACGACAGTGGCGTGGTGAGCGCCAACGCCCTGCTCGACGACCTGGCGGCCCGTGGGCTGATCCACGACACCACCGACCGCGACCGCCTGGCGGCCCGTCTCGCCGAAGGCCCGATGGTCGTCTACGCGGGGTTCGACCCCACGGCCGACAGCCTCCACGTCGGGAACCTCGTGCCCCTGCTGCTGCTGCGCCGCTTCCGCGACGCCGGTCACGAGTGCATCGCGCTGGCCGGCGGCGCCACGGGCATGATCGGCGATCCGAGCGGGCGCTCGGAGGAGCGCAACCTGCTCGACGAGGGCACCCTGGCGGCGAACCTGGCGGGCATCAAGCCCCAGCTCGTCCAGATCCTCGGCGAGGGCGCACGGTTCGTGGACAACTACACCTGGACCCGCGACGTCACCCTGCTCGACTTCCTCCGGGACGTCGGCAAACACGTCACCGTGAACCAGATGGTGGCCAAGGACTCGATCCGGTCCCGGATGGAGGGCACCGACGGCATCTCCTACACGGAGTTCACCTACACGCTCCTGCAGGCCTTCGACTACCTCCATCTGCACGAGGTGCACGGCTGCGAGCTCCAGGTCGGTGGGTCCGACCAGTGGGGCAACATCACCGCCGGGATCGACCTCATCCGGCGTCGCACCGGCGACCACGTCCACGGGCTGACCGTCCCGCTCGTCACCCGGGCCGATGGCCAGAAGTTCGGCAAGAGCGTGGACGGCGCCGTGTGGCTGTCCGCCACGCGCACGTCGCCCTACCGCTTCTACCAGTACTGGATGCAGATCGCCGACGCCGACGTCGAGCGATTCCTCCTCCAGCTCACCCTGCTCCCCGTCGACGAGGCCAAGGCCATCGCTGCCGAGCACGCCGCCGCGCCCCAGCGGCGGGAGGGTCAACGGGCCCTCGCCCGGGCGCTGACCACCATGCTCCACGGCCCTGACGCCTGTGAGGGGGCCGAGCAGGCCTCCGCGGTCCTCTTCGGCGGCGCCGCCGGCCAGCTCGCCGGCGCCGCACTCGACACCGTCGCCGCCGAGGTGCCCACCACCGAGCTGGCCAGGGCGGACGTGGTGGGGGCCGATCTCGTCGACCTGCTGGTCGCCACGGGTCTCGCTTCCTCCCGCGGCGATGCGCGCCGCTCCCTCGACCAGCGGGGGATCAGCGTCAACAACGCCAAGGTCGAGCCCGGCTTCGTGCCGAGCGAGGACGACCTCCTGGAGGGTCGCGCGGTGCTGCTGCGCAAGGGCAAGAGCACCTATCACCTGATTTCTTTGCTCTCGGGTTGACGTCTCGGAGTGGGACCGGTAAGTTGACCCTCCGGTTCGGGCAGCACTCACCACGGTGAGCGGCCCCGCCCCACCAGCGGCACCAACGACTCCCCAGCACGACCGAGGAGGCGAGTGCCCACGAGCAGCCAGGCAAGCCAGTTTCGGCACGCCTGGCCGGCGCTCCTTGAAAACGGAATAGAGGACGAAAAAGCTAGTGCGGGCGATCACGCCGCGACACTGGGCCATCCGGCTCGGTCGGTCGACGTGACCGTTCATAAAAAACACAAGCACCTAATAACGGACAAAGTAAGTCAGTCTGTTCTGGTGCCAGTCGACCGACGGGCTAGCCAGCCCCGACGTCGGCTCTCCCGATCAACGACCAGCCGGCCACGGAGTCAAACCCGAGGCGGGGCAGTCAACGATCTCGACGGAGAGTTTGATCCTGGCTCAGGACGAACGCTGGCGGCGTGCCTAACACATGCAAGTCGAGCGGGGTCCAACCAGTGGCAACACTGGGGACGACCTAGCGGCGAACGGGTGAGTAACACGTGAGGAACCTGCCCCGAAGACCGGGATAACCCGAGGAAACTCGAGCTAATACCGGATACCCCCACGAGATCGCATGGTCTTGTGAGGAAATGTCTTTTCGCTTCGGGAGGGCCTCGCGGCCTATCAGCTAGTTGGCGGGGTAACGGCCCACCAAGGCATCGACGGGTAGCTGGTCTGAGAGGACGATCAGCCACACTGGGACTGAGACACGGCCCAGACTCCTACGGGAGGCAGCAGTGGGGAATCTTGCGCAATGGGCGAAAGCCTGACGCAGCAACGCCGCGTGGGGGACGAAGGCTCTCGGGTTGTAAACCCCTTTCAGGAGGGACGAAATTGACGGTACCTCCAGAAGAAGCCCCGGCCAACTACGTGCCAGCAGCCGCGGTAACACGTAGGGGGCGAGCGTTGTCCGGATTTATTGGGCGTAAAGAGCTCGTAGGTGGCTCGGTAAGTCGGGTGTGAAATTTCGAGGCTCAACCTCGAGACGCCACCTGATACTGCTGTGGCTTGAGTCCGGTAGGGGAGCGTGGAATTCCTGGTGTAGCGGTGAAATGC contains:
- a CDS encoding tyrosine--tRNA ligase encodes the protein MSANALLDDLAARGLIHDTTDRDRLAARLAEGPMVVYAGFDPTADSLHVGNLVPLLLLRRFRDAGHECIALAGGATGMIGDPSGRSEERNLLDEGTLAANLAGIKPQLVQILGEGARFVDNYTWTRDVTLLDFLRDVGKHVTVNQMVAKDSIRSRMEGTDGISYTEFTYTLLQAFDYLHLHEVHGCELQVGGSDQWGNITAGIDLIRRRTGDHVHGLTVPLVTRADGQKFGKSVDGAVWLSATRTSPYRFYQYWMQIADADVERFLLQLTLLPVDEAKAIAAEHAAAPQRREGQRALARALTTMLHGPDACEGAEQASAVLFGGAAGQLAGAALDTVAAEVPTTELARADVVGADLVDLLVATGLASSRGDARRSLDQRGISVNNAKVEPGFVPSEDDLLEGRAVLLRKGKSTYHLISLLSG